The Natribaculum luteum genome contains the following window.
TGATCACGTACACGATCAAGATCGATCTCGGGACGGACATCGACGCCGTCGACGACGTGCTCGTCTATCACAGTGGCCGGCAGGTCTCGCCGTCCTGATCGCCAAACAGGTGTGCCGCCAGAACGCCGTCCGTTCGACAGTTACCTGTCACGGCGTACGAACGTCTTACAGTTTTCGCAGTCGAAGATTACACGTCGACAAACGGGTGTGGTGGCACCTACTGGCCGTCACGTCGCTCGATGCTGGCGACGATGACCTGCCAACGCCGTATTCGACTGACCTCGGATGGAGGTGTACAAGTGGTCGCATACCAGAACGTCACCGTCATGTACTAAATGATATTTTCACACATAGCGTATGAATGGAGAACGTAGAGCAACAAAAGGGGATAATACTAATGGAACCAATTGTAGTTGGTTCGTGGCAGTATCGAAGATGAACGAACTAGAAGTAGAGCAGTACTTCGACACGACGTCGGAGACGTACACGCGAAAGCGAGACATCGACGAGATCGAATCGTGGCCACTTTTCGACGAGTTTCTCGAGGAGGCGAGCACCGAGGGGGATCGGCTGTTAGAGATCGGATGCGGTGACGGACTCTTACCCGAGTACGCACTCGAGTACACCGACGTTACGGAGGCACACGGACTGGACATCTCGACGGAGATGCTTCCCGACGACGGACGGGCCCAGTACCTGAACGCGTCGGCGACGGATCTGCCGCTACCGTTCGAGCCGGAGTCGTTCGACTTCGTCGTGTTGAGTGACGTCCTCCACCACCTCGTGGGAGATCGCCGATCCCAGTCGAAGCTGAAAGCCCAGGCTGCGTTGATCGAGGCGGCGAACCTCCTGAAAGAGGGCGGACATCTCGTCGTCAAAGACATTTCCTACCGGAGTCCGGTCGGCCCCGACGAACTGACCTCGTGTGCGATCTTTTATGGACTCAAGTACTTCACCGGACTCGCCTCGGCGATCGACGACCAGGCCGCGCCCGGACTGCTGGTTTCGTTTTATACGCAGGCCGAACTGGTCGAGATGCTCCAACAGGCAGGAACGACGATCACGAGAAAAGAGATCGACGTGAAAAAACAGCGGTCGGTTCCGAGGCGCGTTCTCATCGGTGAATCGGCCTGTATTCGACTGTACGCCAGGAAGAAACCGAGAACGACGGAGACAGAGCGGGCAGATGACGAAACCGCATCTCGTTCTCGCGTCACCGTCTAGAACCTGCCAGCAGGGTAATAACATCACAGGTACCACAACGATCGACGTAAACTGTGTACATGACCGGCGTTCCCGAGGTAGTGGCGGTCGGCAGCGCACTTCTGGACGAACAGTACCTGGTCACGAACCTGCCGGAGCCCGACGGCGGCGCCTACGTGACCGAAGAATCGGAAGCGTTCGGCGGCGTCGCCGCCAACGTCGCCGTGGCGCTCTCGCGACTGGGTCGGACGACTGGAATCGTCGTGCGGCTGGGCAACGACGACACTGCCGACACGGTCACGAAGAACCTCCGCGAGGAGGGTGTGGCGACCGATCGCGTCAGACAAAGCGAGGTCGAACGATCGACCTACTGCATGGTATTTCGCGATTCCGACGGGCGACGGATGATCGTTACTGGCGGTGGCGCCGCAAAGCAGCTGACGCTGAACGCCGACGACGAAGAGTACCTCCGATCGGCCGAAGTCGTCTTCACGAACGGGTTCTGTCCAGATCGTGTCACGCGCAAGCTGTGTGAGCTCGCTGCAGACGGGGACATCCAGCTAGCGTTCGACCTCGCCAGTCCGCTCGAGGGACTGGAAGGACGGGGGACCGAACGGAAGACGGTAGACGAGTTGCTGTCACACCTCGCGCTGTTTGTCGCCAACGGGCCGTCGATCAGGTCGTATCTGGGAGCCAGGGGGAGAGAAGCGGTCGATATCCTGCGCACCCGCGGCGTTCGTCGCGGGGCGTTGACCCGTGGAGAACACGGTGCGATACTCTGGGACGACGAGGAGGTCGTCGACGTACCGGCACTCGACGTCGACGTCGTGGACACCACAGGTGCAGGCGACGCGTTCGTGAGCGGACTGATTCACCGGTGGCTCCTCGAGAACGAGCCGGCCGACGTAGCCGGCCGTTTTGCGACCGCGGCAGGCAGCTACAACTGCACCAGAACGGGTGCCCGCGGAGGGATGACAGACGAAGACCGTATCGAGGCCGTTTTGAACGACCGCGTCGCCCACTAACCCGAACTCGGTTGCACGCTGGCCAGCGAGACGTCCGCCGGTCGAATCGACGGTCGCGTGTCACGGAAAGTCGAAAAGGTAACACTGCCTGACTCTCGAGTGTGGCCCGTGACGCTCTCGGCGCTCCAGGCGACGGTCCCCGACCTCCTTCGACTCGTCGCCGTCCCCGTCTTCGCCTGGGCCGCCGTTCGCGACGTCAGGACGCGACGGATCTCGAGTTCGCTGTGGGTGCCGCTGTCGGCGCTCGGGGCGGCGTTGCTCGCCTGGGACGGCTGGATCGCCCGACAGACGGGCGCGTGGGCCGAGTTCGTGATTCCGGCGACGGTCAGTCTCGGCGTCGTC
Protein-coding sequences here:
- a CDS encoding class I SAM-dependent methyltransferase, which produces MNELEVEQYFDTTSETYTRKRDIDEIESWPLFDEFLEEASTEGDRLLEIGCGDGLLPEYALEYTDVTEAHGLDISTEMLPDDGRAQYLNASATDLPLPFEPESFDFVVLSDVLHHLVGDRRSQSKLKAQAALIEAANLLKEGGHLVVKDISYRSPVGPDELTSCAIFYGLKYFTGLASAIDDQAAPGLLVSFYTQAELVEMLQQAGTTITRKEIDVKKQRSVPRRVLIGESACIRLYARKKPRTTETERADDETASRSRVTV
- a CDS encoding carbohydrate kinase family protein; the encoded protein is MTGVPEVVAVGSALLDEQYLVTNLPEPDGGAYVTEESEAFGGVAANVAVALSRLGRTTGIVVRLGNDDTADTVTKNLREEGVATDRVRQSEVERSTYCMVFRDSDGRRMIVTGGGAAKQLTLNADDEEYLRSAEVVFTNGFCPDRVTRKLCELAADGDIQLAFDLASPLEGLEGRGTERKTVDELLSHLALFVANGPSIRSYLGARGREAVDILRTRGVRRGALTRGEHGAILWDDEEVVDVPALDVDVVDTTGAGDAFVSGLIHRWLLENEPADVAGRFATAAGSYNCTRTGARGGMTDEDRIEAVLNDRVAH